The Candidatus Polarisedimenticolaceae bacterium DNA window GCGAGAGGAACGAGAGCGCCGCACCTTCGATGACGACGGCGGCCGCGATGGCCGCCTCGCTGCCGCGCAGCCTCACGCCGCGGCGCCCGGTGCCGCGAGAGCGAGCAGACTCTCCTGCGTCGCCTCGCGCGCGAGCACCTCCCCGGCGATCTTCCCCTCGCGCATGACGAGCACGCGGTCGCAGATCCCGAGAACCTCGGGCAGGTCCGAGGAGACGACGAGGACGCCGATCCCCTCCTCGACGAGGCGCCGGATGATGAGGTAGATCTCGCGCCTCGCACCGACGTCGACTCCCGCCGTCGGCTCGTCGAAGATGAGGACGCGTCCCTCGGTCTCGAGCCACCGCGCGAGCACGACCTTCTGCCGGTTCCCGCCCGAGAGCGCCCCGACCGGCCGCTCGACGTCGGCCGGCTTGATCTGGAGCTCGACGGCGCGCGCGCGGGCCGCCGCGGTCTCGCGTGAGCGCGAGAGCAAGCGGCGCAAGCGCGCGAGCGTGATGTTCTCCCGCACGTTCATCGTGCCGACGAGGCCGAGACGATCGCGGTCTTCCGTGAGGAGACCGATCCCGAGCGCGATCGCCTCGTGCGGCGAGCGCGGATCGATCGGGCGTCCGTCCAGTCGAAGGCTCCCCGACGTCCGCCGGTCGGCGCCGAAGATCGCGCGCACCACCTCACTGCGCCCGGCGCCGACGAGCCCCGCCATCCCGAGCACCTCGCCGCGTCGCAAGGTGAAGCTCACCGGACCGGCCCGCCCTGCCACGAGCCGGTCGACCTCGAGAACCGTCTCGCCCGGCGTCGACCGTCTCTCCGGGTACTCGTCGCCGAGATCGCGCCCCACCATCGCGCGGATCAGCGCGGGACGATCGATCTCGCCGGCGCGCGCGGTCGCGACGTGCTCGCCGTCCCGAAGTACCGTCACGCGATCGGCGAGGGC harbors:
- a CDS encoding sugar ABC transporter ATP-binding protein — encoded protein: MTLSPLLAMREITKSYGTTRALDRVDFTLERGEIHALAGENGAGKSTLVRVLSGATACDSGTVSLEGAPVSLRSPADALALGIGILHQELHLVPHLTVAENVFLGHEPRRRGLRILDRAALTRATEALLAQLGEPIDPGTPVEALDLARRQLVAIARALSRRMRILVLDEPTAPLTPHEAERLFRVVRRLAAEGVGVIHITHRLDEIFALADRVTVLRDGEHVATARAGEIDRPALIRAMVGRDLGDEYPERRSTPGETVLEVDRLVAGRAGPVSFTLRRGEVLGMAGLVGAGRSEVVRAIFGADRRTSGSLRLDGRPIDPRSPHEAIALGIGLLTEDRDRLGLVGTMNVRENITLARLRRLLSRSRETAAARARAVELQIKPADVERPVGALSGGNRQKVVLARWLETEGRVLIFDEPTAGVDVGARREIYLIIRRLVEEGIGVLVVSSDLPEVLGICDRVLVMREGKIAGEVLAREATQESLLALAAPGAAA